The Verrucomicrobium spinosum DSM 4136 = JCM 18804 genome includes a region encoding these proteins:
- a CDS encoding c-type cytochrome domain-containing protein produces MTKLPITRRSIVLWVAATLPVTLSAKVEFKSEILPILETKCLKCHSAPHEEGGKLVKPKAELRLDAAWAMLKGGESKRPAVVAKEVAKSYLFEVLTLPKDDDMFMPPKGDPVTADEMAKIKTWIEEGADFGGWEGNIAGKPADPAAAGKVAQKVREHDVLYKALAEGLQPASAEALKKAKNAGAQVSALMVNSPLLRVDFLTGVSRCDDGSIQNLLVLKDNVVHLDLARTAVTDAALKTVVQFPRLTRLDLRKTKVTDKGVEQLGALKHLTYVNLYGTEVTDASLATLAGIKTLRNIYLWETKATDAGVAKLKAALPQAEIVHNVVIAAPEGAAQEDTQGKRKKNNK; encoded by the coding sequence ATGACAAAGCTTCCTATAACCCGCCGGTCCATCGTCCTATGGGTCGCTGCCACCCTCCCGGTGACGCTCTCTGCGAAGGTGGAGTTCAAGTCCGAAATCCTTCCGATTCTGGAGACGAAATGTCTAAAGTGTCACAGTGCTCCGCATGAGGAAGGCGGAAAGCTCGTGAAACCGAAGGCGGAACTTCGCCTGGATGCGGCCTGGGCGATGCTTAAGGGGGGCGAGAGCAAGCGTCCGGCGGTGGTGGCCAAAGAGGTTGCCAAGAGCTACTTGTTTGAAGTGCTGACGCTTCCGAAAGACGATGACATGTTCATGCCGCCCAAGGGGGATCCCGTCACGGCGGACGAGATGGCGAAAATCAAAACTTGGATTGAAGAGGGGGCGGACTTTGGTGGTTGGGAAGGCAATATCGCGGGCAAGCCCGCAGACCCAGCCGCCGCAGGCAAGGTGGCGCAGAAAGTGCGGGAACACGATGTGCTCTACAAGGCGCTCGCAGAAGGTCTGCAGCCTGCCAGCGCCGAGGCCTTGAAGAAGGCGAAGAATGCCGGAGCCCAAGTGAGCGCCTTGATGGTGAACAGCCCTCTGTTGAGGGTGGACTTCCTCACCGGTGTGAGCCGCTGTGATGATGGCAGCATTCAAAACCTGCTGGTTCTCAAAGATAATGTGGTGCACCTGGACCTCGCCCGCACGGCCGTGACGGATGCCGCTCTAAAAACCGTGGTGCAATTTCCCCGGCTTACCCGTCTGGACCTGCGCAAGACCAAGGTTACGGACAAGGGAGTGGAGCAACTCGGTGCCCTGAAACATCTCACTTACGTGAACCTCTATGGCACCGAGGTGACAGATGCGAGCCTGGCAACACTGGCAGGCATCAAAACTCTGCGGAACATCTACCTCTGGGAGACCAAGGCAACCGATGCAGGGGTTGCCAAACTCAAGGCGGCGCTGCCCCAGGCAGAGATTGTTCACAATGTCGTCATCGCCGCTCCGGAAGGGGCCGCGCAGGAAGACACGCAGGGCAAACGCAAGAAGAACAACAAGTAG